The following coding sequences are from one Musa acuminata AAA Group cultivar baxijiao chromosome BXJ2-4, Cavendish_Baxijiao_AAA, whole genome shotgun sequence window:
- the LOC103982259 gene encoding 9-cis-epoxycarotenoid dioxygenase, chloroplastic-like, protein MASATSCMNSHPPISNPHQLRTLLVAKPIKLQSKQAFPTTPRIRCSVSSDSLLDLATSTSPACRPAPYREEAATATFTKPASKTGPNWNLLQRFAAAALDTIEEAFISNVLERRRPLPKTADPAVQISGNFAPVGEQVPCRNITVQGRIPPSIDGVYVRNGANPLFEPVAGHHLFDGDGMVHAVHLRNGTAAYACRYTETERFRQERAIGKPVFPKAIGELHGHSGIARLLLFYARSLCGLVDGSHGVGVANAGLIYFNDRLLAMSEDDIPYHVRITPSGDLETVERYDFHGELRSSMIAHPKLDPVSRELFALSYDVIKKPYLKYFYFSPDGNKSADVEIPLDQPTMMHDFAITDNYVVVPDQQVVFKLQEMIRGGSPVIFDRAKTARFGVLPKYAADASEMRWVDVPDCFCFHLWNAWEEPATGEVVVIGSCMTPPDSVFNECEESLKSVLTEIRLDLKSGKSTHHPILSPADQLNLEAGMVNRKMVGRKTRYAYLAIAEPWPKVSGFAKVDLSTGDIKKFIYGDRRFGGEPYFLPKETDSSGEDDGYVLSFVHNEKTTKSELLIVNGADMQLEAAVKMPSRVPYGFHGTFVSSRDLVTQA, encoded by the coding sequence ATGGCTTCCGCCACCAGTTGCATGAATTCTCACCCGCCAATCTCCAACCCCCACCAGCTTCGCACGCTGTTGGTGGCCAAACCTATCAAGCTACAAAGCAAGCAGGCCTTCCCCACCACCCCAAGAATCCGCTGTTCGGTTTCCTCCGATTCCCTTCTCGATTTGGCCACCAGCACCAGCCCAGCCTGCCGTCCGGCACCTTATCGGGAGGAGGCCGCGACGGCTACCTTCACAAAGCCGGCAAGCAAGACGGGGCCGAACTGGAATTTGCTCCAGCGGTTCGCTGCGGCGGCGCTGGACACGATCGAGGAGGCTTTCATATCGAACGTGCTCGAGCGCCGCCGCCCGCTGCCCAAGACCGCGGATCCTGCCGTCCAGATCTCGGGCAACTTCGCCCCTGTGGGCGAGCAGGTGCCCTGCCGTAACATCACCGTCCAAGGCCGCATCCCTCCGTCCATCGACGGGGTCTATGTGCGCAACGGCGCCAACCCCTTGTTTGAGCCTGTCGCAGGGCACCACTTGTTCGACGGCGACGGTATGGTGCACGCCGTCCACCTCCGCAACGGCACCGCCGCCTACGCGTGCCGCTACACGGAGACCGAGCGCTTCCGGCAAGAGCGTGCCATCGGGAAGCCCGTCTTTCCCAAGGCAATCGGGGAACTCCACGGCCACTCGGGCATCGCCCGCCTGCTGCTCTTCTACGCCCGCAGCCTCTGCGGCCTAGTCGATGGCAGCCATGGGGTCGGAGTGGCGAACGCCGGCCTCATCTACTTCAACGACCGCCTCTTGGCCATGTCGGAGGACGACATCCCGTACCACGTTCGGATCACTCCCTCGGGCGACCTCGAGACCGTAGAGCGTTACGACTTCCACGGCGAGCTCCGCTCCTCCATGATTGCGCACCCGAAGCTGGATCCCGTCTCGCGAGAGCTCTTCGCGCTCAGCTACGACGTCATCAAGAAGCCTTACCTCAAGTACTTCTACTTCTCCCCTGACGGCAACAAGTCTGCCGACGTGGAGATCCCCCTCGACCAGCCCACCATGATGCACGACTTCGCCATCACTGATAATTACGTCGTGGTGCCCGATCAGCAGGTGGTGTTCAAGCTGCAGGAAATGATCCGCGGCGGCAGCCCGGTCATCTTCGACCGGGCGAAGACCGCTCGCTTTGGCGTCCTGCCCAAGTACGCCGCCGACGCATCCGAGATGCGGTGGGTCGACGTCCCTGACTGTTTCTGCTTCCACCTGTGGAACGCTTGGGAGGAGCCTGCCACGGGGGAGGTGGTGGTGATAGGCTCCTGCATGACCCCGCCCGACTCCGTATTCAACGAATGCGAAGAGAGCCTCAAGAGCGTCCTCACTGAGATCCGACTCGACCTCAAGTCTGGCAAATCGACGCACCATCCTATTCTGTCCCCGGCTGACCAACTGAACCTGGAAGCCGGAATGGTGAACCGGAAGATGGTGGGGAGGAAGACCCGGTACGCCTACCTGGCCATCGCTGAGCCGTGGCCCAAGGTCTCCGGGTTTGCCAAGGTCGACCTCTCCACCGGAGATATAAAAAAGTTCATCTACGGCGACAGACGGTTCGGCGGTGAGCCCTACTTCTTACCAAAGGAAACAGATTCATCGGGGGAGGACGACGGCTACGTTCTCTCCTTCGTGCACAACGAGAAGACAACAAAGTCGGAACTATTGATCGTGAACGGCGCCGACATGCAGCTTGAGGCTGCGGTGAAGATGCCGTCGCGTGTTCCCTACGGTTTCCACGGGACATTCGTCAGCTCAAGGGATTTAGTGACACAGGCCTAA